One window of Microcoleus vaginatus PCC 9802 genomic DNA carries:
- a CDS encoding cytochrome 450 has product MNLNLDTIFSSLMNPALNEFQAWALQNPEESLSKTMLPPIALIEGLIANEPTYLPLKRLAFGANFCCAGQVVMGEFDTLEKALTSPQARGWRLGTSVLDPDGAPNQDVGGRNLFLLSLSDRETDGSSNHAAFRSCMQKYLFNSATTDRQGDEISRRLLDRLAADYAEMSHGAGGAFFSDVKRGWMGFLVRYLHYVIFGINPDDLESIELLTELHYTRQSPLHYFAVIGNLLQSLNLFGHGDLSTLIERAATIYENSPALADFQESSENNGMTKRELGKLMTSIMGIAGLQGPLHLGNTAMGYRRLPAYKGQQTAEINPTDFWDQLDLDDRQSIELFLLECARLWAPVSATHRVATEPFTATVAGKERTFPAGTKVLIPLSLGLLDGSFWGSTVYEFNPKRENLCPFHMGFHSVGDRSAGRICPGKDIALKMLVDVVSTVGKVRQASEPNLRR; this is encoded by the coding sequence ATGAACCTAAATTTAGATACTATTTTCTCATCGCTGATGAACCCGGCACTGAATGAGTTTCAGGCTTGGGCTTTGCAAAACCCGGAAGAAAGTCTCAGCAAAACGATGCTACCGCCGATCGCCCTGATTGAGGGTTTGATTGCCAACGAACCCACATATTTGCCACTAAAACGGCTGGCTTTCGGAGCCAATTTTTGCTGCGCCGGCCAAGTCGTGATGGGAGAGTTTGACACCCTGGAAAAAGCACTCACATCGCCCCAGGCGCGCGGATGGCGGCTTGGTACTTCTGTACTCGATCCCGATGGCGCGCCAAACCAAGATGTCGGCGGCAGAAACCTTTTTCTACTGTCTTTGTCCGATCGCGAAACTGACGGTAGCAGCAACCACGCAGCATTCCGAAGCTGTATGCAGAAATATCTCTTCAACAGTGCCACAACGGATCGCCAGGGAGACGAAATCAGCAGACGGTTGCTCGATCGGCTAGCCGCAGATTATGCCGAGATGTCGCACGGTGCGGGGGGAGCGTTTTTTAGCGATGTCAAGCGGGGTTGGATGGGATTTTTAGTCCGATATCTGCACTACGTCATCTTTGGGATTAATCCAGACGATTTAGAGTCGATCGAACTTCTCACCGAATTGCATTACACTCGCCAAAGCCCGCTGCACTACTTCGCCGTCATCGGCAACCTGCTGCAAAGCCTGAACCTGTTTGGACACGGGGATTTGTCCACTCTAATCGAGCGTGCAGCGACTATCTATGAAAATTCCCCCGCTTTAGCCGACTTCCAGGAGAGCTCGGAAAACAACGGCATGACTAAGCGGGAATTGGGGAAGCTGATGACATCGATTATGGGGATAGCGGGACTGCAAGGCCCCCTGCACCTAGGCAACACGGCAATGGGATACCGCCGTCTCCCCGCCTATAAAGGACAGCAGACGGCCGAAATTAACCCGACTGATTTTTGGGATCAGCTCGATTTGGACGATCGCCAGTCGATCGAGCTGTTCCTCCTGGAATGCGCCCGCCTCTGGGCCCCGGTCAGCGCCACGCACCGAGTCGCCACAGAGCCATTCACCGCAACGGTAGCGGGCAAAGAGCGCACTTTCCCTGCCGGAACCAAGGTACTGATACCGCTCAGCCTGGGGCTGCTAGACGGCAGTTTCTGGGGATCTACGGTATACGAATTCAACCCTAAGCGGGAGAATCTGTGCCCTTTTCATATGGGATTTCATTCGGTGGGCGATCGTAGCGCAGGACGGATTTGCCCGGGTAAAGACATCGCACTCAAGATGCTCGTGGATGTCGTGAGTACGGTAGGCAAAGTGCGACAAGCCTCTGAGCCTAACTTGCGGCGGTAA
- a CDS encoding DUF4347 domain-containing protein, whose translation MKNQQIVFVDSAVEDWPSLAAGVKTGTEVILVDRTRDGIEQIAEALQSRKGIESVHIISHGESGSLQLGPTILNSENLETYRDCLKRWFSSSVNSIKNRFDILLYGCNVAAGEKGEAFVQKLSKLTKANIAASSDITGSAEKGGNWVLEYATGAIKTGLAIEPEVMASYAHTLATFTVTNINDAGPGSLRQAITDANAAAAPPHNINFAIPAAGVQTIAPLSILPPITAPVIINGTSQTGFAGIPLIQLSGNNTVGNGLILAAGSGGSTVRGLIINGFTTAGISVESNGNRVSGNYIGLDATGTLPRPNGVFGLVIQSGATGNIIGGPNPVADRNVISGNTTFGVIIAGGSNFVLGNFIGTNAAGTAAVANIGAGVVIQDATNNIVGGSTVAARNIISGNGTGAVIAGTAAINNQLLGNYIGTDVSGTNAVANSVGVAVQGGANNNTIGGSVTGAGNVISGNANSGISIVDNSSSNAVQANFIGLNAAGTALSNGAGVIIDNALNNTIGGNTAAVRNIISGNVGSGTSISGVGATGNTVRGNFIGTNSAGTAAIANGGFGVAITANATNNTIGGDSTAGERNVISGNSSSGVIINAGATGNFLRGNFIGVGTDGTTAVANNAPGVLVDSSNNAIGGTAPGLGNTIANNAIAGVTVNSGTGNSIQNNSIFANLGLGIDLGNNGITANDAGDADTGANNLQNTPVLTTATASAGSVTVAGTYNSTPSTPFTLQFFANNPPGTQGQTLIASIPVTTDAAGNVAFNQTFPAAVTAGQLITATATEAAGNTSEFSAQPVPVVVPLSTITGIKFNDIDGNGTQAAGELGVPGVTVFLDTNGDGVLSAGETSATTAADGSFTFGNLPAGTYNVREVVPAGSQITTVNPVAVTLAAAQTTPATVNFGNQAIPVPLSTIAGIKFNDIDGNGTQAAGEVGVPGVTVFLDTNNDGILGATETSATSDANGSFTFPNLASGTYNVREVVPPNSQPTTPNPVTVTLAAGQTTPATVNFGNQTIPAVLSSITGIKFNDLDGNGTQAAGELGVAGVTVFLDTNNDGILDATETSATTDANGGFNFPNLPAATYNVREVVPSFSQPTTPNPVSVTLAAGQTTPATVNFGNSLQTGTITGLKFNDTNGNGTQDTGEIGIPGVTIFLDTNNNGTSDTGETQVTTGTDGSYSFPNLQTGTYNVGEVVPTGFTATTPNPRTVPLDPGQTSTANFGNQAVPPTPTPTPTSPLPPTPPQPPTPVPQSSISGLKFNDGNGNGTRDAEETGLSGWQIFLDANGNNSLDSGETTVTTNNSGNYSFNNLNPGTYNVREVQQTGWTQTTANPAAVNLGSGESRSGINFGNFQNISISGSKFNDLNNNGVLDTQEPLLPNWQIFLDANSNNSLDAGEVNTSTDSLGGYSFPNLRPGTYRVREVNQPGWTQTTANPADIIAVSGTNVSNINFGNSFAQVQPTPIPTPTPTPLPPQEGQDADCICEQIVLPSIGSVRAPSSVTNTRNGTNGNDTILATNNGDEINGFNGEDLLAGLRGNDNIYGGLNSAFPVGPDIDSDLLFGNEGNDYLNGVAGDDLIFAGKNEDVVYGGKDDDIIFGDQESDTLIGDQGNDIIYGGTINPFDPDLTGNDLVFGFAGDDFLSGEKNQDTIASGDGDDTVRGGKGDDLVFGELGSNLLFGDEGSDTICGGEGEDTVYGDIGSPLPIGSAGGQDQICGGLGNDFLFGNEGQDTVNGEVGNDTLYGGKDEDSLLGSAGDDFLFGDQGNDTLIGGTGNDRFMLGQDLGSETILDFQYGIDSIGLMGGLDFSQLSIVAENSSTLIRVTGSGQLLATLNNVPASVITATDFALL comes from the coding sequence GATATTCTGCTGTACGGATGTAACGTAGCAGCAGGTGAAAAAGGAGAGGCTTTTGTACAAAAGCTGAGCAAGTTAACAAAAGCTAATATTGCTGCTTCTTCAGATATTACGGGCAGTGCCGAAAAAGGCGGAAACTGGGTACTTGAATACGCTACGGGAGCGATTAAAACAGGATTGGCGATCGAGCCGGAGGTAATGGCAAGTTACGCGCATACCTTGGCTACTTTTACTGTTACTAATATCAACGATGCTGGGCCGGGTTCGCTGCGACAAGCGATTACGGATGCGAATGCAGCGGCCGCACCGCCGCACAATATTAACTTTGCCATTCCCGCTGCAGGCGTTCAGACGATCGCACCCCTCTCAATCTTGCCACCTATTACCGCTCCCGTAATCATCAACGGTACCTCGCAGACTGGATTTGCAGGCATCCCACTTATCCAGCTATCTGGCAACAATACCGTTGGAAACGGTCTGATCCTTGCTGCTGGTAGCGGTGGCAGCACCGTGCGGGGATTAATAATCAATGGCTTCACCACCGCAGGCATCTCCGTTGAAAGCAATGGGAACAGAGTATCTGGCAATTACATCGGTCTGGATGCCACGGGTACTCTGCCCAGGCCCAACGGCGTATTTGGTCTCGTCATTCAGTCCGGTGCGACCGGTAACATAATTGGCGGGCCTAACCCGGTGGCCGATCGCAATGTCATTTCCGGCAATACTACTTTCGGTGTCATCATTGCTGGCGGGAGCAACTTTGTACTGGGCAACTTCATCGGCACTAATGCAGCGGGCACGGCGGCAGTAGCCAACATCGGTGCCGGAGTAGTTATCCAAGACGCAACTAATAATATAGTTGGGGGCAGCACGGTGGCTGCCCGCAATATTATTTCTGGTAACGGTACTGGGGCAGTCATTGCTGGCACGGCAGCTATCAACAACCAACTCCTAGGCAACTACATCGGTACAGATGTCAGCGGTACCAATGCAGTGGCAAATAGTGTGGGCGTAGCTGTCCAGGGAGGCGCAAACAATAATACGATTGGCGGTAGTGTAACAGGCGCTGGCAACGTCATTTCCGGTAATGCTAACAGCGGCATCAGCATTGTTGACAATAGCAGCAGCAACGCTGTCCAAGCCAATTTCATCGGCCTCAATGCCGCTGGAACAGCCTTGAGCAACGGTGCAGGCGTCATCATAGACAATGCGCTCAACAATACCATCGGTGGCAATACAGCAGCGGTTCGCAACATTATTTCTGGCAATGTTGGCAGTGGCACAAGCATCTCGGGTGTCGGTGCCACAGGGAACACTGTGCGAGGTAATTTCATCGGCACCAATAGCGCAGGTACCGCAGCCATCGCCAACGGCGGTTTTGGCGTTGCCATAACTGCGAATGCCACCAACAATACAATTGGCGGGGACTCGACGGCAGGCGAGCGCAACGTCATTTCTGGCAATAGCAGTAGCGGTGTCATCATTAATGCCGGGGCTACAGGTAACTTTCTACGGGGAAACTTCATCGGCGTCGGAACCGACGGCACTACCGCAGTGGCGAATAACGCTCCTGGGGTATTGGTTGACTCTTCCAATAATGCGATCGGCGGCACAGCACCTGGCCTAGGGAATACTATAGCCAATAACGCTATAGCTGGGGTCACAGTTAATTCCGGTACCGGCAATAGCATCCAAAACAACTCCATCTTCGCCAACCTTGGCTTAGGCATCGACCTCGGCAACAACGGCATCACCGCCAACGATGCAGGCGACGCCGACACAGGAGCTAACAACCTCCAAAACACCCCCGTACTCACTACCGCTACCGCCAGCGCTGGCAGCGTCACTGTAGCGGGTACTTACAACAGCACTCCCAGTACCCCGTTCACCCTCCAATTTTTTGCCAACAATCCCCCCGGAACCCAAGGTCAAACCTTAATTGCTTCTATCCCGGTAACCACTGACGCTGCAGGCAACGTTGCTTTCAATCAAACTTTTCCAGCAGCAGTCACCGCAGGCCAATTAATCACCGCGACAGCAACCGAGGCCGCCGGCAACACTTCGGAATTTTCCGCACAGCCTGTTCCCGTTGTCGTACCGCTGAGTACCATCACCGGCATCAAATTTAACGACATTGACGGCAACGGCACTCAAGCTGCCGGAGAACTTGGCGTTCCCGGAGTTACAGTTTTCCTCGACACCAACGGTGACGGCGTTCTCAGTGCCGGCGAAACTTCCGCAACTACCGCGGCTGACGGCAGTTTCACTTTCGGCAACTTGCCTGCCGGCACTTACAACGTCCGGGAGGTTGTACCGGCGGGAAGCCAAATAACTACGGTTAACCCGGTTGCAGTGACGCTGGCAGCAGCTCAAACTACTCCTGCTACAGTTAATTTCGGCAACCAAGCAATACCAGTACCGCTGAGTACGATCGCCGGCATCAAATTTAACGACATTGACGGCAACGGCACTCAAGCAGCCGGAGAAGTTGGTGTGCCCGGAGTCACTGTTTTCCTCGACACTAACAACGACGGCATTCTCGGTGCCACAGAAACTTCGGCAACCAGCGATGCTAACGGCAGCTTCACTTTCCCCAACTTGGCCTCCGGTACTTACAACGTCCGGGAAGTCGTGCCGCCAAACAGCCAGCCAACTACTCCCAATCCAGTTACAGTCACGCTGGCAGCAGGCCAAACTACTCCTGCTACGGTGAATTTCGGCAACCAAACCATACCCGCTGTACTCAGCAGCATTACTGGTATAAAATTTAACGACCTTGACGGCAACGGCACTCAAGCAGCCGGAGAACTTGGTGTTGCCGGAGTCACTGTTTTCCTCGACACTAACAACGACGGCATTCTCGATGCCACAGAAACTTCGGCAACTACCGATGCTAACGGCGGCTTCAATTTCCCCAACTTGCCTGCAGCCACTTACAACGTTCGGGAAGTTGTACCGTCATTCAGCCAGCCAACTACTCCCAATCCGGTTTCAGTGACGCTGGCAGCAGGTCAAACTACTCCTGCTACAGTTAATTTCGGCAATAGCCTCCAGACGGGTACCATAACTGGCCTTAAATTCAACGACACCAACGGTAACGGCACTCAAGATACCGGAGAAATTGGCATCCCTGGCGTCACGATTTTCCTTGACACTAACAACAACGGCACTTCAGACACTGGAGAAACCCAAGTTACTACCGGTACCGATGGCAGCTACAGCTTCCCCAACCTGCAAACAGGCACTTACAACGTTGGGGAAGTGGTGCCGACAGGTTTTACGGCAACCACCCCTAACCCGCGAACGGTTCCGTTAGATCCAGGTCAAACTTCCACTGCCAATTTCGGCAACCAAGCAGTCCCGCCAACACCAACACCAACACCAACGTCGCCTCTGCCTCCGACTCCCCCTCAGCCTCCGACTCCCGTCCCACAAAGCAGCATCAGCGGTCTTAAATTCAACGACGGCAACGGCAACGGTACTCGGGATGCGGAGGAAACTGGTCTTTCGGGATGGCAAATTTTCCTCGATGCCAACGGAAACAACTCTTTAGATTCGGGCGAAACTACTGTTACCACTAACAATTCGGGTAATTACAGTTTCAACAACCTCAATCCCGGCACCTACAATGTGCGGGAAGTGCAGCAGACTGGCTGGACGCAAACTACTGCTAATCCGGCGGCCGTTAATCTGGGCAGTGGCGAAAGTCGTAGTGGAATTAATTTCGGCAATTTCCAAAATATTAGCATTAGCGGCAGCAAGTTTAATGACCTCAATAACAATGGGGTTTTGGACACTCAAGAACCGCTCTTGCCGAACTGGCAAATCTTCCTTGACGCTAACAGCAATAACTCTTTAGATGCTGGAGAAGTTAACACTTCAACTGATAGTTTGGGCGGCTACAGTTTCCCTAATCTAAGACCGGGAACTTATCGAGTTCGGGAAGTAAATCAACCTGGTTGGACGCAAACTACTGCCAATCCTGCTGATATTATTGCTGTCAGCGGCACTAATGTTAGCAATATTAACTTTGGGAATTCCTTCGCCCAAGTGCAACCAACACCAATACCAACACCAACACCAACGCCACTACCACCGCAAGAAGGACAAGATGCTGACTGCATTTGTGAACAAATTGTTTTACCCAGCATTGGTAGTGTTCGTGCCCCGAGTTCTGTCACTAATACGCGCAACGGTACTAATGGCAACGACACTATTCTCGCCACTAATAACGGTGACGAAATCAACGGCTTTAATGGCGAGGATTTGTTGGCAGGGTTGCGGGGCAATGATAATATTTACGGGGGACTTAACAGTGCTTTCCCGGTTGGCCCAGATATAGACAGCGACTTGCTGTTTGGCAATGAGGGTAATGATTACCTCAACGGGGTTGCTGGAGATGATTTAATCTTTGCGGGCAAGAACGAAGATGTTGTTTACGGCGGCAAAGATGACGACATTATTTTTGGCGACCAGGAGAGCGATACTTTAATTGGCGACCAGGGTAACGATATTATCTACGGGGGAACTATTAACCCCTTCGACCCCGATTTGACGGGCAACGATTTGGTGTTCGGTTTTGCGGGCGATGACTTCCTCAGCGGGGAGAAAAATCAAGATACGATCGCCAGCGGTGACGGTGATGATACAGTGCGTGGCGGCAAGGGCGATGACTTAGTTTTCGGCGAATTGGGCAGCAACCTGCTGTTTGGCGATGAAGGAAGTGATACTATCTGCGGTGGCGAGGGGGAAGATACAGTGTACGGGGATATTGGTAGCCCTCTTCCCATTGGTTCTGCTGGCGGACAAGACCAAATATGCGGCGGTTTGGGCAACGATTTCCTGTTTGGCAATGAAGGTCAGGATACTGTCAATGGGGAGGTCGGGAACGATACTCTTTACGGCGGTAAGGATGAGGATAGTTTGCTTGGCAGTGCTGGGGACGACTTCTTGTTTGGAGATCAAGGTAATGATACTCTGATTGGAGGCACCGGAAACGATCGATTTATGTTGGGTCAAGACCTCGGCAGCGAGACTATTTTAGACTTTCAATACGGTATCGATTCGATCGGCTTAATGGGTGGTCTGGATTTCTCCCAACTAAGCATTGTTGCCGAGAATAGTTCAACTCTCATCCGAGTTACTGGTTCCGGGCAACTTTTGGCAACTCTCAACAATGTGCCTGCAAGCGTGATTACTGCCACAGATTTTGCACTCCTCTAG